The Aphidius gifuensis isolate YNYX2018 linkage group LG2, ASM1490517v1, whole genome shotgun sequence DNA window tttcaagcaaatatatttcctaAAACAGAATTCTTTGataacctcaattccttactTTGCTCTTTAACCaggatttttaataaatagacatacatgttatttttatttttgaaaaataaaatgtgtcaaggaaagcagtagctaaggaaaaggtagctaaggaattaataagactctaaggaattatttccttgaaacatagatttttggcaacattaattccttagccacattaattccttagctacatcttttccctTAGCttctgcttttccttggacattttttatttattttataaataaaattcatgtaaatttattttttaaaaatacatgtaaatttattttttaaaaatacatgtaaatttatttttgaaaaatacaaatgcccaaggaaaagcagtagcttaggaaaagatgtagctaaaaagaattaatgtgactcgggaattatttcataaacataattctttggcaacttgGTGATTCATATACACAcagtaattccttagctacatcttttcctaatACTGCTTTcattggacattttttatttattttttatagtaaaatacatgtaaatttatttttaaaatacaaatgtcgaaaagcagtagctaaggaaaaagatgtagctaaggaattaatgtgactcggggaattatttccttgaaacataattctttagcaacattccttagccacattaattcatacatcttttccttagctactgcttttcattggacattttttatttcttttataaataaaatacatgtaaatttattttttaaaaatacaaatgtccaaggaaaagcagtagctaaggaaaagatgtagctaaggaattaatgtgactcgggaattatttccttgaaacataattctttggcaacattgattccttagccacattgattccttagccacattaattccttagctacatcttttccttagctactgctttttattggacattttttatttattttataaataaaatacatgtaaatttattttttaaaaatacaaatgtccaaggaaaagcagtagctaacgaaaagatgtagctaaggaattaatgtgactcgggaattatttccttgtaacataattctttggcaacatgaattccttagccacattaattccttagctacatcttttccttagctactgcttttcattggacattttttatttattttataaataaaatacatgtaaatttattttttaaaaatacaaatgtaaaaggaaaagcagtagctattaaaatgaaagctaaggaattaatgtgactcgggaattatttctgaaacataattttggcaacattgattccttagccacattaattcttagctacatctttttcttagctactgcttttcattggacatttttatttctttataaataaaaaatacatgtaaatttattttttaaaaatacaaatgtccgtGAAAAgtatgaagctaaggaattaatgtgactcgggaattatttccttgaaacataattctttggcaacattgattccttagccacattgattccttagccacattaattccttagctacatcttttccttagctactgctttttattggacattttttatttattttataaataaaatacatgtaaatttattttttaaaaatacaaatgtccaaggaaaagcagtagctaaggaaaagatgtagctaaggaattaatgtgactcgggaattatttccttgaaacataattctttggcaacattgattccttagccacattaattccttagctacatcttttccttagctactgctttttattggacattttttatttattttataaataaaatacatgtaaatttattttttaaaaatacatgtaaatttatttttttaaaatacatgtaaatttattttttaaaaatacaaatgtccaaggaaaagcagtagctaaggaaaagatgtagctaaggaattaatgtgactcgggaattatttccttgaaacataattctttggcaacatcaattccttagtcacattaattccttagctacatattttacttagctactgcttttccacggacatttttttatttattttataaataaaatacatgtaaatatattttttaaaaatacaaatgtccaaggaaaagcagtagctaagaaaaagatgtagctaaggaattaatgtgactcgggaattatttccttgaaacataattctttggcaacattaattccttagccacattaattccttagctacatcttttccttagctactgcttttcctggacattctttatttattttataaataaaatacataaaaatttatttttttaaatacgttGAACGTCCAGTAGTTatgaaagatgtagctaaggaattgtgACTCGAATTATTTTGTAACATAATTCTtgggcaacattaattccttagccattaTTAATTccttttagctacatctttccttagctactgttattgattattttttatttattttataaataaaatacaagtaatttattttttaaaaatacaaatgtccaaggaaaagcagtagctaaggaaaaataaagctaaggaattaatgttgccaaaaaattatgtctcaaggaaataattccttatagtcacattaattccttagccacatcttttctttagctactgcttttccgtggacatttgtatttttaaaaaatgaattgacatgtattttatttataaaataaataaaaaatgtccaaggaaagcagtagctaggaaagatgtagctaaggaattaatgtgctaaggaattaatgttgttaaagaattatgtttcaaggaaataattcccgagTCACATTGATTCTTGTTACAtctttttccttagctactgttttctttcttgacatttgtattttaagaaaaaaaatttacatgtattttatttataaaataaataaaaaatgtccaaggggaagcagtagctaaggaattaatgttgccaaagaattatgttttaaggaaataattccttagtcacattaattctttaacaaatatatttccttaaaacagaATTCTTTGACatcctcaattccttagctacatcttttccttagctactgcttttccttgggatttttattaattaaatagataaattacatgttattttatttttgaaaaataaaaatgtcgaaggagaagcagtagctaaggaaaagatgtagctaaggaattaatgtggctaagaaattagctactgcttttccttggacattttttatttattttatatttaaaccggatccgaattttgttttaaaaaaattttgatttgaaaaaaaaaatatatttgcttttttcaattattttttttaacaatcattattaacaatatttttatcttagaaAATTCAACCTAAACTAAACTAAAATTCCGGATTTTGCGGGGATCAATCTCGGGGCTATTCTGTTCAAAGTCGGCAACTCTATCCTATTGACCACGGCGGCGTACGTGGAATCCATAAAATCAAAAGTCCTTTACAAGTGTAGAAAGTTATctcaaaattacaatagaaaaacttgatatgattaatactatatatatgcaacaatgtattttttattatcaaaaaataaaatgacattctgaaattaatttttttttttttttttttcaaatacttctAAGTTGGATCCGTTTCAAATCAGGgaaaccggatccggcttacCTTAGCCAAGCCTGACCGAATCCGGAAGTTaactttgacaaaaaaaacaaacttcaattaaagtccggcattctggatccgattcggatcaggatagagtaaggaaaaccagatccggttagccttagccaaacctgactaaACCCGAACGTTaactttgacaaaaaaaacaaacttcaattaaagtccggcattctggatccgattcggatcaggatagagtaaggaaaaccagatccggttagccttagccaaacctgaccgaacccggagataactttgaaaagaaaaataaagtccgattaaagtccggcaatctggatccgattcggatcaggaaagagtaaggaaagccggatccggttagccttagccaaacctgactgaacccggagataactttgaaaaaaaaaaataaggtccgattaaagtccggcaatctggatccgattcggatcaggaaagagtgaggaaagccggatccggttagccttagccaaacctgactgaacccggagataactttgaaaaaaaaaaataaggtccgattaaagtccggcaatctggatccgattcggatcaggaaagagtaaggaaagccggatccggttagccttagccataACGGATCCGAAAAGGCTCAGGAAACCCGGATCCGGATTACCTTAGCCatactggatccgattcggatcaggatccGGCCAATCCGGattcaatttccactcgggatgTTTGCATTTTTCTCTTAGAACAGCTTTGCATGAACATATTACTGATAatcagagccgggaagttcgtctgttatttcagcttgccgtaaataccatggcaacatggtgaaatatagttaaaaaaaaagacgatctgaacctcgtacatggaaaaaatggccttatatttttgcccttttaaaaatggcctcaaaaaatggcaaaaagaggccaaaaacataaggccattttttaaagccatttttaagaagccaaaaaaaaaaaaataaggccattttttgaagccctttttaagaggccaaaaatataaggccattttaaagggccatttttaagaggccaaaaaaaaaaggccattttttgaggccattttttccatgtacgaggttcagatcgtctttttttaaaactatatttcaccatgttgccatggtatttacggcaagctgaaataacagacgaacttcccggctctgctgataatatttcaccattaatttttttaaatcgaccTTCAATATCATGGATCTTTTGAATGAGATGTTTGTATACAAGTGGCAAACACATGATACTAATcacttgaatcaatttttacacCAATACTCGTAATATGTTCCGCATATATAATACGAATTTCGAGGGAATTTCGTGGAATTCGTTTTTCGTGCCCATGACAGTATATACTCAAtagttaataacatttttttaataaacaataaaattttatgctaATGGGATATACTTGACTGCATGTAATTAGTTTCTTTCTTTGCCAACTGCTTACAGCGATTGGCTACGCCCACAGTCCGTTTCCCAATAGGGTTAGAGATGTAAAAATaccggtattttttttttcggtattaATACGGTATTTAATACGGTATTGATACGGTATTACCGTATTTAATACCAAATGGGTGTTCTGTATGTTAAAATACGGTATCAAACTGAATTTTTGATACGATACCGTATTAATACCAAATACACCCCTATAGATGTAAAAAATACGGTATCAAAAGTTCAACATTGAGTGGCGCTAGTGTCAATTTTACTGTCCGCCATCTTTTTTGTGCCGAACTTCAAACATTTttagtattaaaataaatgaagcgaattaattatttaattatcaagtctaaataattaattattaaaattaataacataattatttacagacaataaacagacaaaaaaatataaactaaccTCGTTTGCTTTTGccacagtatatttttaatgtagatttaattattggaaattaaataattcagtgtcctaaaattaatcaaatatacgaataaattttataataaaaattactagtgtaatttataaacaattatatttataaattatttaattaagttATTACCTATATTGTATCATTTATCCTATTtctttgggtttttttttcatcaacaaaaaaaaataaataataataattgtttccAAAATGGCTGATGCCATGCGCCACTGTGCGCCACTGCCCACTAGCGCCAAGATGTACAAATTTTTGATACCGTATTTTTACATCTAGAGAGGTGTATTTTAGTATCAAATGACAGATACCGTATTTTTACATGGGAACATCGGTATTTCGGTATCTGTATCGTATTTGGCGCTCGGTATTAATACGGTATTTAATACCGTATTAAATACGGTACCGTATCGACTCACATCTCTAAATAGGGTGCCACGAATCTGAATTTACCTACGTCTCCAAATTCAGTCCCGTGACACCCCATGGTGCCCTCCGCGGCGGCTTATTGTGGATTATGGCTTTTTTACTATTCACAGTTCTCATTGCGTTTTAtctagttttgccaagttcaaaataagggacttgattttttttcgtgcatttttttttttctaagtttaattcttatatttttttataattaattagggctaagtaaaatatctaGCAGTTAAGTAACAAATTTggctggtaaaataatgtagatattgattgtttagctATATTATTAaggctaagtaaaatatctagcagctaagtgaaaaatctagagAAACTCGGCAATTGCCAATAtgagaatattattatgaacatATGTTTATCCGGCGGGTGAGGCAGACTGAGCAAGGCTGCCAACACTGCGCGTGGAATCTGTCATAAATGTGATTTTGacggcacccgtattcagaggatgttctcattagggcgttttttttccgatggtggcgtttgtgaagcctttctatatgaaatctatataaaaaaaattttgtcaagcgccatcagcggaaaaaaaagccctaatgagaacaattttgccccgtgaatacgggtgtgGATCACAATTATCGTGGAAAATGGTCCGCTTTCTAGGAGCCCTCCGAATACTAGTGCcttggtaataataaaaagatttattattgtaaaatcttAAGCAATTTCTAGACAAATAAAGTTCGTTTGAAAGGGTTGTAAACATGACACAATTGTACATGATAAAATGATTCGTTTATATGCCAGGGTTAAGTAAACACTAAAGgcttgtggccactagcatagtttttcgacaagttctatgccatagcgaTATGGCAGAAATAGTTCACATATGACGGCTATAGGGCGGCGTTTTAATcgttttttgaaattgtttcagCTATACCAACTTGCTCagaaacacataaaaaataaataaaaatataactttcttatttgttgacaatttgatattttgacagtcaatcattatacatattacatatgtactatacatgtgtaaatataaacaaacaaatttattaataacgctaaccattgttgttgtatttttttaatgttggttgtatcaaaaaaaactagtgtgaagttagcggttctatgctgaaaatgctgcgtgcagcattttttcaacatagttCTCCGGGGCAGGGGGAAGCTCAAAACCGTACATTTCTTGTAAGAGAAGGATAGAAGAAGAAATAGAAGATTGAGCCAGAAGAGATAGAGAGAAGGATAGAGCTAGAAGAATAAAACTGAACGACggggtgcgttccgtggctatccagtccgtacgaacttcaaaatggcggagtttggaaatattttgattctttgttgtggtagacctgatttttttcatttgaaaataatctgATCAAATTTGACGTTAGCCAATTTATTCGAcagatttgaaataattaaatagaaactCTGTCAACTTAAacctgaaaaaaatagtaatacttaatattttaagtttttataaatctctGGCCTTCTCTTTGGCTATAGTGATGTATCATAGTAAcatttaacattattagaattttcatttttttcgtcgccattttgaagttcgtacggactggatagccacggaacgcaccccaGGCCCGTTTCGCCCCGCGATGAGGGACGTGACTTATCGTCCATTATGGCCTTTCTACTATTTGTGGttctctttatattttatgtagtTTTTCCAAGTTCAAAATAAGGGATTTAGTTTTCTTATGTAAAaaactagattttttacttagcagTAATAAAGTGCGAAAATTGATGCTTTCAAAAATCTACTTCGgacattcaaatatttttatattagtgAACCATAAAaagtaatgatttttttactcaCTTTCACAATTTTCACAGTAAGGCCGTTCAGTTGATTTACTAGGTGtttgcaattttattgatttttcttgtTCAAAATCTTGGGATTGCATATGACAGTCTTCTGTTTCATGAAGATCAAATCGATCGCAAATATCGCAAAACATTCTCTGTGCATATAGTTTGTTTTCTAATGTACTCAAATCAATTGCTTCAACTGGCGATACTCTCATTTCAAGTACTTCTATTTTACAAAgcagtgttttattttttttctgcatttcaacaataacagagtttaaaaaatcaatttgacCCTTGTAAGTCTCATTGTCTTCGATTATTTTCTCCAAGCTGTGATCATTAATGgcttcattaaattttaattgattgttattattttgattatttttatttttttttaattcatccaATGCTTTTTGaagtgttaaatttatttgactattttctttttccaatCGGCATTGATCTTTGactaatttactaattttttcttctaaattttttatttcatttacatattgttgaattttattttcagatgtctctaaatttttttttagatccaTCTGTATAGCCGTAGGTTTCTTATTTTGAGCAACAagagaaataattttctcttCGTATTGAGCTTTTTTagttgttatatttatattttcatttttttgagcTTCCAATTCTTCATTAAGactttttatgatattttctCGTGATAATACATCACATTcaagttgattattattgtcgCGAAGACTTTTGCATTGTGATTTTATTGTATGTAactcttcttttatttttgcaacTTCAATTTCGTTTTGTTcaccaaaatttttaagttcctgaatttttttttcttctgtacTAATTTTATCactaaggtttttttttttatcttctaacaataaatttttcttttcaagatCACTATATAGGTTTGtttgaatttcaattttttgtcttaattcccgaataatatttgtattttcacaatgaaacttttcatttttattatttaaattttttagttctAATTCCAAATTTGAAGTTTTAGTCTCAaacagtaaaatttttttctctagatTTCCAATTTCATTTTGGCTttctttacaattattttcagaTATTGCGAGTTTTTTGGTAATCTCAGACATTTTATCTGCATTTTGGACATTCGTTGTCTCCCGctcattgattaaattttctatttgctTTTCGAGATTTGTATTGATTCGagaattatcattttctttagATAAAAGCGtatcacttaattttttataattttcttttcgaAGTAATAATTCACATTTTAAACCATCTATCTGTTTAGAACTGGATTCtaattcgatatttttttcatgcaatTTATGATCTGcttctttaattaaaatatcaagttgaCTAATTTGTTGACGATGTTGAGcgatttttatatcttttaatGTAAGTTCTTCATTGTGTTTTACTAATTGTTCTGATGAGTTAGCTGATGAAGAAATAATAGCCGATATTCTAGCTTCTAATtgtgatttttcaatatttaattcattgatttttttgtttgaaaatgctaagctttcctttttttctttaaaattattatcttgaacCTTCAATTCGTTTTCAAGATTAGTTATAGTCTGTTGTGCAAGTGCTATCGCATCCTCCAATtctgtattgttttttaatagagtttttatttcttcatcttTCAATGTCACTTGAGATTTCAATTCTACGTTTTCTTGTTCAGctagatttaattttatagttattGCAGCTATTTCTGTTGAAATTTCATCGATTTTCTTGAGTTGATTATCTGAATTTGATTTAATAGTTTTCTCTAATTTACATTTCTCagcattttgaaattttataacattttgaAGCTCAGATACTTGTATCTCAAAGTTCGTAttgattgttgataaattatcaatattcttCATGAAATTTTCCTTTTCTtttgtcatttgatttttttttattttcaattcatttCGAATATTCAAATTCTCTTcatcaagaatttttaattggttttttagtttttcaattGTAGTTTCTAAATTTTCTAGGGGTTTTTCATTGACCAACGATATTGCTTCtttattagataattttttttcatatttctcAAGCTCAGCAACTTTTTCCTGCAATgtttctgtaatttttttaatatctttgtCTTTTAAGTCAATTtgttcatgaaatttttttatattgaatgatataatattaatttcatcattttttaactGAAGTTCTTTGTTCTTTTCGTCAATTATTTGTTCAGATTTATTAACGattaattcattttctttAACATTATTTCTAAGATTTAAAACAGTTCGTTGTAATTCTTCAATTTCGATAGTCATTGATGCAGAAAGACTTTGGTGTTCTTCGTGAGTTTTATCTAATAATACACTTTTGTCATTGATAGCTTGTTGTAAGTTTTCTATTTTGACGatcattgaattttgaatATCTAATTCTTTATTTTGAAAGTTATTTTCCAAGTCTGCAATTTTACTTTCAAGTTCCagtatttgtttttctaattcaATTTTAGCTTTATTTAGTCTAAGATTTTCGCTTTGAAGctctttaaaagaaaaaagaaacgttcataaatattatatttacaattttatattatataatcaaTGAATAAGCCAGTACCtgaatatacttttttttcactgcGTAATGTTGCCAATTCTTCTTCGACTTCGAAAAGTTTCGTATTATCATACTCCAATTGAGTGATTCGCTTTCGTTCTTCATTTAATTGTCCTTCTAATACTTGTATTGTATTTTCATGTACAATATTCACAACCTGACAGACAAAATTCGAGAAACTAATTATCTAAATATTtcctatttaaattttaatttataaaaaaaaaaattgagtactTACATTTTGTTTAGATCTTTCTTTCTAagatatgaaaaagaaaaaaattattattagcaaACTTTAAGTAAATgcatacaatataaaaatttttatagcagaaaagaataaataagTCAATGAACCTGTATATCTTCATTGTTTATTGATTCTTCTTCAAATCGGAATAGTAGAtcttcacatttttttttctcatcttcTAATTggacatttaatatttgtttttcttctaATAGTTTCGTCATTGCCGATTGtgcatcaaaaataattttttccgtCTCTTCTCGATactaagaaaaattaaaaatatattcattcaaaCAAATACATAGCATTATTGGTATGtaaatcataatatatttttcccataaGTAAATATCTACCTTACTATATTCTTGTTTTAATGCACTTATTGACTGTTCAGCATTATCAGCTTGGATAGCAGACTTTGTAATCCTTTCTCTCTCTAGATTTCTTTCTTTTCGTAACATATCGAtttcttgttgtttttcttttaatttttcctgaaaaatgtatatttttttaaggaaatattTTGGAACtaatatattagaaaaaattttatttagaaaaatacaaGGTTTATACcagaaaattaaaagtttttatccGGATTCATGTTttgaaaacaaattttttatttctattaatacTCTATGAGGCTTTGAATTTTGATCGATTTATCAAAGATGCTACAAGAAAACCATTTTAGATAATTCTTATTATAGAAATTGTATGCAgagaataaaacaataattgtaaaaaaaagctttCTTTTCAATAACATTCTATAGTCATAtcttaaattataaagaaatttGTATCTATATGCTGGTGTTATACTTGAAtactttttcattgttttttgtcAACTATTAATGACTCAATATGCTTAGAATACTAAAATAGTGTTTTATTTCCGTTACAAATACATTTtacaaacttttaaaatacaataacagAATTATATTAATTCTATATACATATTCTAAGTTTACTTAATTAACATGCTTTTGAGTGAATTATTGCCTCACCTGGAGTGTACTTTGGCTAGATGTAGGTTGGCGAACTTTCTGTAATTTAACCGATTAAAacacaataacaaaaacaaacagtaataaaaataaacaacaaaaaatatttccattaataattaataaacaaaaaaagtgtttCATTTATATCTTATTGATAGCATAAACGTATCTCGGAGTTACAAGCAACTTCACTCGGCAAATCTTACCCGCCCAGTTATATTTCCTCGGATATTATTAGAAGTTGTACTAGTTATACTTGATAAAGAAGTCAAAGATTCTCTGGAACTTGTTTTTGTAATTGATGTATTCAAAGCTCCATAAGTTGGCTTGCGAAGAGACAAAGATGAACGTTTGCTTGATGGTGATCTTGATACTTTTTGTACTAAAGCAAACAGACCATGTTTCGGTGGACACTGGAAATATCTGAAATATAATCATAAAGTAAACGAGTCGATAcactttttgtttaatttcacTTTATAGTatggtaaaaaacaaaaaaaaaaaaaaaaacaaataataatattttaataatcaatttaaaccTTATATCTGCAACAGAACCATCATTTTTCCCAACTGGATCATCTAATTCAACACCACACCAATCTCCAGTCGCAAATTCAGTCGTGCCCAAGTATTTAAGTACACCAGTTTTACTTCCCTGGCTTGACGACACAATCACCCTATCACCAATTTTCAGATCACGATAATGTGATAATGATGACGAAAGACTCGTTGTTGATGTATTCAGTGATGGTGacatagataaaatttttttttggttcgaCATATTTATAGCAGCTTCTGATAATGGGTGACAAGTTAGCCTAGTGAGACGTGAAAATATTCCATGCTTAGGAGCACATTGAAAATATCTTG harbors:
- the LOC122849208 gene encoding CAP-Gly domain-containing linker protein 1-like isoform X2: MNYESEKVGLDRKTTELRLTSKISQPCCTSQSQPGISRSASRSSMNCMEPIYKNSNHKMSNDVRRESDTSVVLTEDTDSFIIGNRVWVGGTKPGSIAYIGETQFAPGDWAGVVLDEPIGKNDGSVAGSRYFQCAPKHGIFSRLTRLTCHPLSEAAINMSNQKKILSMSPSLNTSTTSLSSSLSHYRDLKIGDRVIVSSSQGSKTGVLKYLGTTEFATGDWCGVELDDPVGKNDGSVADIRYFQCPPKHGLFALVQKVSRSPSSKRSSLSLRKPTYGALNTSITKTSSRESLTSLSSITSTTSNNIRGNITGREKLKEKQQEIDMLRKERNLERERITKSAIQADNAEQSISALKQEYSKYREETEKIIFDAQSAMTKLLEEKQILNVQLEDEKKKCEDLLFRFEEESINNEDIQKERSKQNVVNIVHENTIQVLEGQLNEERKRITQLEYDNTKLFEVEEELATLRSEKKVYSELQSENLRLNKAKIELEKQILELESKIADLENNFQNKELDIQNSMIVKIENLQQAINDKSVLLDKTHEEHQSLSASMTIEIEELQRTVLNLRNNVKENELIVNKSEQIIDEKNKELQLKNDEINIISFNIKKFHEQIDLKDKDIKKITETLQEKVAELEKYEKKLSNKEAISLVNEKPLENLETTIEKLKNQLKILDEENLNIRNELKIKKNQMTKEKENFMKNIDNLSTINTNFEIQVSELQNVIKFQNAEKCKLEKTIKSNSDNQLKKIDEISTEIAAITIKLNLAEQENVELKSQVTLKDEEIKTLLKNNTELEDAIALAQQTITNLENELKVQDNNFKEKKESLAFSNKKINELNIEKSQLEARISAIISSSANSSEQLVKHNEELTLKDIKIAQHRQQISQLDILIKEADHKLHEKNIELESSSKQIDGLKCELLLRKENYKKLSDTLLSKENDNSRINTNLEKQIENLINERETTNVQNADKMSEITKKLAISENNCKESQNEIGNLEKKILLFETKTSNLELELKNLNNKNEKFHCENTNIIRELRQKIEIQTNLYSDLEKKNLLLEDKKKNLSDKISTEEKKIQELKNFGEQNEIEVAKIKEELHTIKSQCKSLRDNNNQLECDVLSRENIIKSLNEELEAQKNENINITTKKAQYEEKIISLVAQNKKPTAIQMDLKKNLETSENKIQQYVNEIKNLEEKISKLVKDQCRLEKENSQINLTLQKALDELKKNKNNQNNNNQLKFNEAINDHSLEKIIEDNETYKGQIDFLNSVIVEMQKKNKTLLCKIEVLEMRVSPVEAIDLSTLENKLYAQRMFCDICDRFDLHETEDCHMQSQDFEQEKSIKLQTPSKSTERPYCENCEMFGHDTSSCDGAETF
- the LOC122849208 gene encoding CAP-Gly domain-containing linker protein 1-like isoform X3; its protein translation is MNYESEKVGLDRKTTELRLTSKISQPCCTSQSQPGISRSASRSSMNTSVVLTEDTDSFIIGNRVWVGGTKPGSIAYIGETQFAPGDWAGVVLDEPIGKNDGSVAGSRYFQCAPKHGIFSRLTRLTCHPLSEAAINMSNQKKILSMSPSLNTSTTSLSSSLSHYRDLKIGDRVIVSSSQGSKTGVLKYLGTTEFATGDWCGVELDDPVGKNDGSVADIRYFQCPPKHGLFALVQKVSRSPSSKRSSLSLRKPTYGALNTSITKTSSRESLTSLSSITSTTSNNIRGNITGRKVRQPTSSQSTLQEKLKEKQQEIDMLRKERNLERERITKSAIQADNAEQSISALKQEYSKYREETEKIIFDAQSAMTKLLEEKQILNVQLEDEKKKCEDLLFRFEEESINNEDIQKERSKQNVVNIVHENTIQVLEGQLNEERKRITQLEYDNTKLFEVEEELATLRSEKKVYSELQSENLRLNKAKIELEKQILELESKIADLENNFQNKELDIQNSMIVKIENLQQAINDKSVLLDKTHEEHQSLSASMTIEIEELQRTVLNLRNNVKENELIVNKSEQIIDEKNKELQLKNDEINIISFNIKKFHEQIDLKDKDIKKITETLQEKVAELEKYEKKLSNKEAISLVNEKPLENLETTIEKLKNQLKILDEENLNIRNELKIKKNQMTKEKENFMKNIDNLSTINTNFEIQVSELQNVIKFQNAEKCKLEKTIKSNSDNQLKKIDEISTEIAAITIKLNLAEQENVELKSQVTLKDEEIKTLLKNNTELEDAIALAQQTITNLENELKVQDNNFKEKKESLAFSNKKINELNIEKSQLEARISAIISSSANSSEQLVKHNEELTLKDIKIAQHRQQISQLDILIKEADHKLHEKNIELESSSKQIDGLKCELLLRKENYKKLSDTLLSKENDNSRINTNLEKQIENLINERETTNVQNADKMSEITKKLAISENNCKESQNEIGNLEKKILLFETKTSNLELELKNLNNKNEKFHCENTNIIRELRQKIEIQTNLYSDLEKKNLLLEDKKKNLSDKISTEEKKIQELKNFGEQNEIEVAKIKEELHTIKSQCKSLRDNNNQLECDVLSRENIIKSLNEELEAQKNENINITTKKAQYEEKIISLVAQNKKPTAIQMDLKKNLETSENKIQQYVNEIKNLEEKISKLVKDQCRLEKENSQINLTLQKALDELKKNKNNQNNNNQLKFNEAINDHSLEKIIEDNETYKGQIDFLNSVIVEMQKKNKTLLCKIEVLEMRVSPVEAIDLSTLENKLYAQRMFCDICDRFDLHETEDCHMQSQDFEQEKSIKLQTPSKSTERPYCENCEMFGHDTSSCDGAETF